GCCCCCAGCTGGTCACGCAAAGCCGCCAAAGTAACAATGCCCACGTTGCCAACACCCGGCCAGGCTGCCAGCAGAGTAGGTGACTGCATTTCAGGTTTATTATGATAAATAATCCCCATAGACTTGTTTTGCCCTTTACAATACTATATTAAGCCCGACTTACATGGTAATCCAAACGGCTATTGGCTGTAAAATGAATATTGCCGGAAAAAAGACTGCCATCACAGTCGCGTGAGCTAGCTTTGAACATAACCTTTGTAAAACTTTTTAGAGGACAGATATTAAAGTAATATTAGAATGCTATTATAGGGTCATTTCAGTCTGCAAATAACCCCAGCAGTTTTCCGAATAAAAAGAACCCGCCCAAACTAATTATTAAAATAAGGCCGAAAGTCAGGATAACCCGCGGAGACAGGCAGGCCTTTATTATGGCACCGCGCATCAGCTTGGTGTGCTGCTGTTTTACCAAATTTTCGGCTGCGCGCCCGGCTAAATATTCATCCTGTGTAACAGGCATGGCAGAAACCTTCTTGTATGAGATAATTAACCCAGATATATTTCAAGAGCGTCTTCGGCTACAGTTATCAAACGCCGGGTGGTATCCAGTTTTATAGAGTACATATAACTGGTGATGGGCGGCTTTTCGTTTTTGGGATCCATGTAGCGTACAAAATAATCTTCTATGATTATGCCGGTTTCAGAAACATATTTATCAATTTCAGGGTATTTGGAGGTCATGTTGGCTAGACGTACTGACAGTATTTTCACCCTCTGGCCTTTTAGAAAACGTGGCGCCATTCCCATTCCTCCGCTGAAGCTATTTTACTGTATAGCATAACATTATGTTATCTTTATGTAAACAAGTAGCGGTTCTTTAGCCCACACAGGCTATTTCCCCTGTTTACACCCAACATACTTTACCATATCCGCAGTTATTAGGATACTTTTTGATTATCTTACAGGAGATACCGGAGAAAGCTGTATATCTCCCCAGATACCTATTTTGTCATCTTTAATAACCACCAGCCCGGCAACACCCTCTATCTTTTGCCCGTACTCCAGCGCTGCGGGAATATCAAGAGCGGTTTGCACCTGATTGGCCACTGCGGTAGCGGCCGCATCTGCCAGAATAGCAGACCCGGATACCACCAGAGCCGCATCCGCCTTGCCCAAACTTAGGCTGTGCCCCACTGTACCGGAAGAGGTGCAGATACCCAGCGGGCTTTTATGGGGGCTTATTTCCAGTGCCAGCCTGCCGCTTAAGACAGAGCGTCCGGCAAATATACCAATCCGTCTGGCCGAAAGGGTATGAACAAATATATCTCCGCCGTTTTCAACCAGAATTTCGGGGCTGTAGGCTAGAAGCTCTTTGCCCACATATTCGGCTACTGCCCCGGCAACCGCCGCCATAGGCCCTACACCCGCTTTATCAGCAGCTCCGGCCATAGCTTGTATAATAGGCGGAGCATCTGCATAAATCTTTAGCGGCTTGAGGCTTGAGGCAAAAACAGGCTGACGCTTAATGTAAGAGGTTATTTCCTGGCGGTATTTCCGGGTAAAAAAGTAGCTTAGCTCTTTTAGTTCGGTTGCAGCCAGTATAAACAGGTCTGATTCCTCTTCAACTACCTGAAAAGGAATAAGTTTACCAGCGTTTACCCAGTTCCGGTAATTACGCGGTTCATACATGCTAAACCACTAAAAGTGCAGTTCCATAGCCCGCGGCGGGCAGGCCTGAATGCATATGCCGCAGACTATGCATTTTTTAGCATCAAAATTAATTTCCCGGTTATCCTCATCTATGCTGAACGCATCTACCGGGCACATAGTCACGCACGCTCCGCAGTGAGTACAGCGGTTTTCGTTGCGGGTTACTTCACGGTTGAGAGAATCTATCTTGACACCGGCCTCATTCAGGTAGGCAATACCTTTATCGTAGGCTTCACGTTCCCCGGTAATCTCCAGTACCATCAGCCCCTCTTTATCAGGCGTGATGGAGGCTTTAAGGATATTGAATGCCAAGTCAAAATCACGTATCAGATGGTAAACAATGGGACGGTCTACCAGTCTTTGGGGAAAACGCAAAACTATTCTTTTAGATGTTTTCATATTACTACCTACAAGATATGATGATTGGTATCACCAAGCGGCCGTTCATTAAACGGGCGGACTTTAAGACCGGAGTCTATACCCGGCAGGGGTGCAACCGGACTGGTGATTTCAAATTTACCCTGCTCAACCCAGGTTTTTAGTTTAACGGCAATTTCCCGTGCCCGGGAATAGCTGCAAAGGGAAGCGGTGGGTATATTTTTACCGTTTATATCCACACTGCCGCTTCGCAGCTGGGCATAAGTAACTTCGGCAACCGCGCCCGGACGCAGATTAGGATAGGCAGACGAGTAATCTATCACCGTACCTACAATATCATCATCAGTAACCAGCGTAGATTGCAGTATCTCTTCAGAAAGTATGGGGATAGGCACGCCGATACCTACCGACAAGGTTACCCCGTAACCCAGCATGCTGGTACCCACCAGATAACGGGCATCCATTTGTTTAAGGTCACCGATAACCGCCAGAGTACCAGCCCCGCCTTTGGGCACGCCGCCCTCCGTCCGGGCAACACCGGGGTTGTGCTGAGTGCCTTGCCAGGCCACATAGCCCACGCCCCCGCCTAAAAAGATGCGGCTGCCGATACCTATAGTCCGGTAATACGGGTCATTAAGCAGCGGTGACAGCATACCGGCGGTGCAGTAATTTATGTTTCCCATATTGGGTTTCAAAACACCCATGTAGGTATATATGGTTTTATCTGAAAGGTTAACAGCCACATTGTAGTTCTGGTAGGCGTTACGCATATTAAACAAAACGGCTTCGTTAAGGTCTTTTATGTTCAGGTAACTGGAAAGCCGCCTGCGCGGATAGCAGTCTGTCCCGTAGGCACTGGCCTCCAGACGGATGTCTTTGCCGGCTACCAGCTCCTCTATAACATATCCGCCGCCATAATTGAACTCTCCGGGGTGAATCCGGTTACGGGGGTCATCATCCGGCAGGGCGTTGGCGCCTATAAATAAATCTGCCGCCGCAAAAGCCGCATACGCTGATACGTCATTCAGATAAGCCCTGCCGCCGCCCAGTTTCATGCGGGGAGTGGTGTGACCCATATTAAAATAAACACCAGAGGAACACATAGGGCCAAAAGTGCCGGTGGTAACTACATCCACCTCTTTGAAAGCGGCTTTCAGCCCTTTCTCACGGGTATAGCCCACAATCTCTTCGGCGGTCAGAACAACCGCTTTGCCTTCCCTGATTCTCTGGTTTATTTCCTCCAGTGTCTTTTGCATATCAGCCCCCGCCTGAAACAAAGCCTGAAACAGCTACGCATTCAAGCTAAAATTTAGATAACTATATCACTTACCATATTAGTCTTCAAACAAATATATCCTGCCGGTGGTAATATAGTTATAATATAATAAACTTAAATA
This sequence is a window from Dehalococcoides mccartyi 195. Protein-coding genes within it:
- a CDS encoding UPF0280 family protein, which codes for MYEPRNYRNWVNAGKLIPFQVVEEESDLFILAATELKELSYFFTRKYRQEITSYIKRQPVFASSLKPLKIYADAPPIIQAMAGAADKAGVGPMAAVAGAVAEYVGKELLAYSPEILVENGGDIFVHTLSARRIGIFAGRSVLSGRLALEISPHKSPLGICTSSGTVGHSLSLGKADAALVVSGSAILADAAATAVANQVQTALDIPAALEYGQKIEGVAGLVVIKDDKIGIWGDIQLSPVSPVR
- a CDS encoding NIL domain-containing protein; this encodes MKTSKRIVLRFPQRLVDRPIVYHLIRDFDLAFNILKASITPDKEGLMVLEITGEREAYDKGIAYLNEAGVKIDSLNREVTRNENRCTHCGACVTMCPVDAFSIDEDNREINFDAKKCIVCGICIQACPPRAMELHF
- a CDS encoding homocysteine biosynthesis protein, with the translated sequence MQKTLEEINQRIREGKAVVLTAEEIVGYTREKGLKAAFKEVDVVTTGTFGPMCSSGVYFNMGHTTPRMKLGGGRAYLNDVSAYAAFAAADLFIGANALPDDDPRNRIHPGEFNYGGGYVIEELVAGKDIRLEASAYGTDCYPRRRLSSYLNIKDLNEAVLFNMRNAYQNYNVAVNLSDKTIYTYMGVLKPNMGNINYCTAGMLSPLLNDPYYRTIGIGSRIFLGGGVGYVAWQGTQHNPGVARTEGGVPKGGAGTLAVIGDLKQMDARYLVGTSMLGYGVTLSVGIGVPIPILSEEILQSTLVTDDDIVGTVIDYSSAYPNLRPGAVAEVTYAQLRSGSVDINGKNIPTASLCSYSRAREIAVKLKTWVEQGKFEITSPVAPLPGIDSGLKVRPFNERPLGDTNHHIL